A genomic segment from Nymphalis io chromosome 7, ilAglIoxx1.1, whole genome shotgun sequence encodes:
- the LOC126769710 gene encoding uncharacterized protein LOC126769710, with translation MESETSRTLRRHKQEEDTWRRRCGCLRTSEKLKQILDSFPPPPPPPPTPEQVEKKSITPLGNNCISAYCTHVHQSCPSNNMGKLCEELSEVRYEEQSSKVNRRSWRIVSELVQLLQLSVTATALALYYLIYCYMQLIYYTLRSALYFHNADGAMKITIGIVTITSIFVAFNLIIRLERLIGVF, from the exons atggAATCCGAGACAAGTCGTACACTGCGACGTCATAAACAGGAAGAAGACACCTGGCGGCGACGTTGTGGTTGCCTCCGTACCAGCGAGAAATTGAAACAGATTCTTGATTCGTTTCCCCCACCCCCACCCCCACCACCTACACCAGAACAAGTAGAAAAGAAGTCCATTACCCCT ctAGGAAATAATTGTATATCCGCATATTGCACTCACGTACATCAATCGTGTCCGTCAAATAATATGGGAAAATTATGCGAAGAATTATCGGAAGTGCGTTATGAAGAGCAATCTTCAAAA GTAAATAGACGATCGTGGCGAATTGTATCAGAGCTGGTGCAACTCCTTCAGCTGTCGGTGACTGCCACTGCGTTGGCGTTGTACTACCTTATTTACTGCTACATGCAGTTAATCTATTATACTTTGAGGAGCGCTTTGTATTTCCATAATGCTGATGG CGCAATGAAGATAACAATAGGCATTGTAACAATTACATCTATTTTTGTCGCCTTTAACCTGATAATAAGACTTGAACGCCTAATTGgagtattttaa
- the LOC126769738 gene encoding uncharacterized protein LOC126769738, with the protein MRLIIICGFCILHVGHTITPHTHLDSSAESAELSTESLSSLESAELNEGSGDDPPVLIATSKNETREALKSDGSEQDPVVFLSDKNGYIPVSIKPRSPSVDSSWREPPAWEREYRRHRTNGSRVQYIEAECQDDFMKIRVGFNGSFNGLVYSAGYSYDPDCMYINGSGRDYYEFYIQLNRCGTLGRNSQHDDTKKHPTKNLMWNTITVQYNSLIEEELDEHFKVTCEYGYDFWKTVTFPFLDVEVATGNPVVFTLQPPECYMEIRSGYGATGARVTGPVRVGDPLTLLIYMRSAYDGFDIVVNDCFAHNGAAKRIQLIDEYGCPVDDKLISRFRGSWSESGVFETQVYAYMKTFRFTGSPALYIECDVRMCHGRCPSQPCHWRNMKSVRRRSADTETASVAPRLSENISLFQSLRVLQEGEEDETVAAIEGQTCMKTSALSAMIVSCVVLVAALLAALLVAARGWRRDRQHSQPIHAYVPHKGRIK; encoded by the exons ATGAG ATTAATCATCATTTGCGGATTCTGCATCTTACAT GTAGGGCACACGATTACGCCTCACACACACTTAGACTCTTCAGCTGAATCTGCAGAGCTGTCAACAGAGTCACTGAGTTCTCTTGAATCAGCCGAGTTAAATGAGGGTTCTGGAGATGACCCGCCTGTCTTGATCGCTACTAGCAag AATGAAACGAGAGAGGCACTTAAATCAGACGGCAGTGAACAGGATCCa GTCGTGTTCCTGTCAGACAAGAATGGTTATATCCCGGTTAGCATCAAACCGCGTTCTCCATCAGTAGATTCGAGCTGGCGAGAGCCTCCTGCTTGGGAACGGGAGTACAGGCGACATCGGACCAATGGCAGCAGAGTACAAT atatcgAAGCAGAATGTCAAGACGACTTTATGAAGATACGGGTTGGCTTTAATGGATCATTTAACGGCCTGGTTTATTCGGCTG GTTATTCCTACGATCCGGATTGCATGTATATAAACGGTTCTGGTCGTGACTACTACGAGTTTTACATACAACTAAACCGTTGTGGCACTTTAGGCAGAAACAGTCAGCACGATGACACAAAGAAACATCCGACT AAGAATCTAATGTGGAACACAATAACCGTGCAGTACAATTCCCTTATCGAGGAGGAACTCGACGAACACTTCAAGGTGACTTGCGAATATGGATACGATTTCTGGAAGACTGTCACATTTCCCTTTTTAGATGTCGA AGTAGCAACGGGTAATCCTGTTGTGTTTACACTGCAGCCGCCGGAGTGCTATATGGAGATCCGGTCGGGTTACGGCGCCACAGGCGCGCGCGTCACCGGTCCGGTGCGAGTGGGTGATCCGCTTACCTTGCTCATATACATGAGGAGTGCCTATG ATGGTTTCGACATTGTTGTGAACGACTGCTTCGCGCACAACGGAGCCGCGAAGAGAATACAACTTATAGATGAATATGG CTGCCCAGTGGACGACAAGCTAATCTCTCGGTTCCGCGGCTCGTGGTCGGAGTCGGGCGTGTTCGAGACGCAGGTGTACGCGTATATGAAGACGTTTCGCTTCACGGGGTCCCCCGCGCTCTATATCGAGTGTGATGTCAGAATGTGCCATGGAAGATGTCCA TCGCAGCCGTGCCATTGGCGTAATATGAAAAGCGTGCGACGTCGATCCGCCGACACGGAAACGGCGAGCGTCGCGCCGCGGCTCTCGGAGAACATCTCGCTGTTCCAGTCGCTGCGCGTGCTGCAGGAGGGGGAAGAGGACGAGACTGTGGCCG CGATAGAAGGACAGACCTGCATGAAGACATCCGCACTGTCGGCGATGATAGTGTCGTGCGTGGTGTTGGTGGCAGCGCTTTTGGCGGCGCTGCTGGTGGCGGCACGTGGCTGGCGTCGTGACCGGCAGCACAGCCAACCGATACACGCATATGTTCCACACAAGGGACGGATCAAATAA